In Saccharomyces cerevisiae S288C chromosome VIII, complete sequence, a genomic segment contains:
- the SKN7 gene encoding kinase-regulated stress-responsive transcription factor SKN7 (Nuclear response regulator and transcription factor; physically interacts with the Tup1-Cyc8 complex and recruits Tup1p to its targets; part of a branched two-component signaling system; required for optimal induction of heat-shock genes in response to oxidative stress; involved in osmoregulation; relocalizes to the cytosol in response to hypoxia; SKN7 has a paralog, HMS2, that arose from the whole genome duplication), whose product MSFSTINSNVNKTTGDSNNNTTENSSTADLLGMDLLQSGPRLMNTMQPNNSSDMLHINNKTNNVQQPAGNTNISSANAGAKAPANEFVRKLFRILENNEYPDIVTWTENGKSFVVLDTGKFTTHILPNHFKHSNFASFVRQLNKYDFHKVKRSPEERQRCKYGEQSWEFQHPEFRVHYGKGLDNIKRKIPAQRKVLLDESQKALLHFNSEGTNPNNPSGSLLNESTTELLLSNTVSKDAFGNLRRRVDKLQKELDMSKMESYATKVELQKLNSKYNTVIESLITFKTINENLLNNFNTLCSTLANNGIEVPIFGDNGNRNPTGNTNPATTTAIQSNNNTNNASPATSTVSLQLPNLPDQNSLTPNAQNNTVTLRKGFHVLLVEDDAVSIQLCSKFLRKYGCTVQVVSDGLSAISTLEKYRYDLVLMDIVMPNLDGATATSIVRSFDNETPIIAMTGNIMNQDLITYLQHGMNDILAKPFTRDDLHSILIRYLKDRIPLCEQQLPPRNSSPQTHSNTNTANSNPNTINEQSLAMLPQDNPSTTTPVTPGASISSAQHVQQGQQEQQHQIFHAQQQQQHHNAIANARSDVAIPNLEHEINTVPHSSMGSTPQLPQSTLQENQLS is encoded by the coding sequence ATGAGCTTTTCCACCATAAATAGCAACGTCAATAAAACCACCGGCGatagcaataataacaCCACCGAGAACAGTTCGACTGCAGACCTTTTAGGAATGGACTTGTTGCAGAGCGGGCCTCGACTGATGAACACGATGCAGCCAAACAACTCTTCTGACATGCTGCACATTAACAACAAGACTAATAACGTTCAACAACCAGCTGGAAACACAAATATCAGCAGTGCTAATGCGGGAGCAAAGGCTCCAGCAAATGAGTTCGTAAGAAAACTGTTCAGGATACTGGAAAACAATGAATATCCTGACATTGTAACTTGGACTGAGAACGGCAAAAGTTTCGTCGTTTTGGACACAGGAAAGTTCACTACGCATATATTGCCTAATCACTTCaaacattcaaattttgCATCTTTTGTAAGGCAACTAAACAAGTATGACTTTCACAAGGTTAAGAGAAGTCCCGAGGAAAGACAGAGATGTAAATATGGCGAACAAAGTTGGGAGTTTCAGCATCCAGAATTTAGAGTCCATTACGGAAAAGGTCTCGATAAcatcaaaaggaaaattccGGCGCAAAGGAAAGTGCTTTTGGATGAATCTCAAAAGGCTCTTTTGCATTTCAATAGTGAAGGCACTAACCCCAACAATCCTTCTGGGTCTCTTTTGAATGAATCCACCACAGAGCTGTTGTTAAGCAATACCGTAAGTAAAGATGCATTTGGAAATCTAAGAAGGCGAGTAGACAAACTACAAAAGGAGTTGGATATGTCCAAAATGGAGAGTTATGCTACTAAAGTAGAACTACAAAAGTTGAACTCGAAATACAATACGGTTATCGAAAGTTTGATAACATTCAAGAccataaatgaaaatttacTCAACAACTTCAACACTCTGTGTTCCACTTTGGCAAATAATGGTATTGAAGTGCCAATATTTGGCGACAATGGAAACCGTAACCCAACTGGTAATACCAACccagcaacaacaacagctATCCaaagcaacaacaacaccaACAATGCTTCTCCGGCAACATCTACAGTTTCCTTACAACTACCTAATTTACCCGATCAGAATAGCCTAACACCAAATGCTCAAAATAACACAGTCACGCTACGAAAAGGTTTCCATGTACTGTTGGTGGAAGATGACGCAGTGTCTATACAGTTGtgttcaaaatttttacgGAAATATGGCTGTACTGTCCAAGTTGTCAGCGACGGTCTTTCAGCTATCTCAACACTAGAGAAGTATAGGTATGATTTGGTTTTAATGGACATTGTTATGCCAAACCTAGATGGTGCCACAGCGACATCCATTGTCAGAAGTTTTGATAATGAGACTCCCATCATTGCCATGACAGGTAACATTATGAATCAAGACTTGATCACATACTTACAACATGGAATGAATGATATCTTGGCCAAACCATTCACGAGGGATGATTTACACTCAATTTTAATACGTTATCTAAAGGACCGTATTCCTTTATGCGAACAGCAATTACCACCTCGCAACTCTTCGCCACAAACTCATTCCAACACCAATACTGCTAATTCGAATCCTAATACGATTAATGAACAGTCGTTAGCCATGTTACCACAAGATAATCCGTCAACTACTACCCCTGTTACCCCAGGTGCCTCTATATCTTCTGCACAGCATGTTCAACAAGGTCAACAAGAACAGCAGcatcaaattttccatgctcagcagcagcagcagcatcACAACGCCATTGCTAATGCTAGGTCAGACGTAGCCATACCGAATTTGGAACATGAAATCAACACTGTACCACATTCCTCAATGGGTTCCACTCCGCAATTACCACAATCTACACTTCAAGAAAACCAGCTAtcataa
- the SET5 gene encoding S-adenosylmethionine-dependent methyltransferase (Methyltransferase involved in methylation of histone H4 Lys5, -8, -12; S-adenosylmethionine-dependent; zinc-finger protein, contains one canonical and two unusual fingers in unusual arrangements; deletion enhances replication of positive-strand RNA virus), whose protein sequence is MTLTIKIGTLNDSDQSAVHNGTENGSDFRKITPTEEEICDDVVLLWKEEPGTEDATIQHLYDRITERNQSWKLSASRFRKILNEHHLYDTDLETVSLYKDKIHFPKALDSDAKVEVKFIDDEHGRGLFAKRDFSKGQIILKENKPIVYIPPLDKLFLISNGKACARCGKALYDLTQHKIMVHYLDCEVCKAIWCSEKCKKAHASLHELLYHSWRSNRIDILHAGNWKRFVNYCEKYCFTAAFSVGLIYGSMLLDTTGEVKEQWQKLASISQRERIKLRDASGIGSTFSLLNGTTVHTEEESDNGTKKGVEKNIDDETVWEKCYELFCGAFPKASEEIDFEKFLTMIGTFNINQYNGQVYHWISFINHDCEPNAYIEQVEEHEELRLHARKPIKKGEQIRITYVNPLHGVRLRRRELRVNWGFLCQCDRCQNELSTFERVPNLEKKNADANLGVEKIDSNDSSEDGSKKSTGNRKSSMREAQPDLKEILKNGKEFELDIPETVDTQGNVRKTSVRFDSNVSVAVDER, encoded by the coding sequence ATGACATTGACTATCAAAATAGGAACCTTAAACGATAGCGATCAATCTGCAGTGCATAATGGTACAGAAAATGGCTCTGATTTTCGAAAGATAACTCCCACAGAGGAAGAGATCTGTGATGACGTAGTTTTGTTATGGAAGGAAGAGCCCGGAACTGAAGACGCTACGATTCAGCATCTTTATGACAGGATTACGGAAAGAAATCAATCGTGGAAATTGAGTGCTTCTCGTTTTCGAAAAATTCTAAATGAGCACCATCTTTATGACACAGATCTAGAGACCGTTTCTCTatataaagataaaatacattttccaaaagcCCTAGATTCTGATGCTAAGGTCGAAGTGAAATTTATTGATGACGAACATGGAAGGGGCCTTTTCGCTAAAAGAGATTTTTCCAAGGGCCAAATCATcctgaaagaaaataaacctATCGTATATATTCCACCACTGGACaagctttttttaatatctaATGGAAAGGCATGTGCTCGATGTGGTAAGGCGCTATATGATTTGACCCAGCACAAAATTATGGTCCATTATTTGGATTGTGAAGTTTGCAAAGCTATTTGGTGCAGtgaaaaatgtaaaaaagCACATGCGTCGTTACATGAGCTTTTATACCACTCATGGAGATCGAATAGAATAGACATTCTTCATGCTGGTAATTGGAAAAGATTTGTTAACTACTGTGAGAAATATTGTTTTACCGCTGCCTTTTCAGTTGGTCTTATATATGGATCCATGCTTTTGGATACTACAGGAGAGGTCAAAGAGCAATGGCAAAAATTGGCAAGCATCTCACAAAGGGAAAGAATTAAATTAAGAGACGCCAGCGGTATCGGCAGTACGTTTAGTTTACTGAATGGTACAACTGTACATACTGAAGAGGAATCTGATAATGGTACCAAAAAGGGCGTTGAGAAGAATATTGATGACGAGACTGTTTGGGAGAAGTGCTACGAATTATTTTGCGGTGCATTTCCAAAAGCTTCTGAAGAAATAGATTTCGAGAAATTTTTGACCATGATCGGGACGTTCAATATCAATCAATATAACGGCCAGGTATATCATTGGATCTCCTTCATAAACCATGATTGTGAACCAAACGCCTATATTGAGCAAGTAGAAGAACATGAGGAACTGAGGTTGCATGCAAGGAAACCAATAAAGAAGGGGGAACAAATACGTATTACGTACGTCAATCCCTTACATGGGGTGAGGTTGAGGCGTAGGGAATTAAGAGTTAACTGGGGCTTCTTATGCCAGTGTGACCGCTGTCAAAATGAACTATCTACATTTGAAAGAGTTCCAAATCtagagaaaaagaatgcGGATGCTAATTTAGGAGTAGAAAAAATAGATTCCAATGATAGTAGTGAAGATGGCTCTAAGAAATCAACTGGTAATCGTAAATCTTCCATGAGAGAGGCCCAGCCAgatttaaaagaaatactgaagaatggaaaagaatttgaattAGACATACCAGAAACTGTTGATACACAAGGGAATGTAAGAAAAACCTCAGTCAGATTCGATTCAAACGTTTCGGTCGCAGTGGATGAAAGATAA
- the BAT1 gene encoding branched-chain-amino-acid transaminase BAT1 (Mitochondrial branched-chain amino acid (BCAA) aminotransferase; preferentially involved in BCAA biosynthesis; homolog of murine ECA39; highly expressed during logarithmic phase and repressed during stationary phase; BAT1 has a paralog, BAT2, that arose from the whole genome duplication), whose protein sequence is MLQRHSLKLGKFSIRTLATGAPLDASKLKITRNPNPSKPRPNEELVFGQTFTDHMLTIPWSAKEGWGTPHIKPYGNLSLDPSACVFHYAFELFEGLKAYRTPQNTITMFRPDKNMARMNKSAARICLPTFESEELIKLTGKLIEQDKHLVPQGNGYSLYIRPTMIGTSKGLGVGTPSEALLYVITSPVGPYYKTGFKAVRLEATDYATRAWPGGVGDKKLGANYAPCILPQLQAAKRGYQQNLWLFGPEKNITEVGTMNVFFVFLNKVTGKKELVTAPLDGTILEGVTRDSVLTLARDKLDPQEWDINERYYTITEVATRAKQGELLEAFGSGTAAVVSPIKEIGWNNEDIHVPLLPGEQCGALTKQVAQWIADIQYGRVNYGNWSKTVADLN, encoded by the coding sequence ATGTTGCAGAGACATTCCTTGAAGTTGGGGAAATTCTCCATCAGAACACTCGCTACTGGTGCCCCATTAGATGCATCCAAACTAAAAATTACTAGAAACCCAAATCCATCCAAGCCAAGACcaaatgaagaattagTGTTCGGCCAGACATTCACCGATCATATGTTGACCATTCCTTGGTCAGCCAAAGAAGGGTGGGGCACTCCACACATCAAGCCTTACGGTAATCTTTCTCTTGACCCATCTGCTTGTGTATTCCATTATGCATTTGAATTATTTGAAGGTTTGAAAGCCTACAGAACTCCTCAAAATACTATCACCATGTTCCGTCCGGATAAGAACATGGCCCGTATGAACAAGTCTGCCGCTAGAATTTGTTTGCCAACTTTCGAATCTGAAGAATTGATCAAACTTACCGGGAAATTGATCGAACAAGATAAACACTTGGTTCCTCAAGGTAATGGTTACTCATTATACATCAGACCAACAATGATTGGTACATCCAAGGGTTTAGGTGTTGGCACTCCCTCCGAGGCTCTTCTTTATGTTATTACTTCTCCAGTCGGTCCTTATTATAAGACTGGTTTCAAAGCCGTACGTCTTGAAGCAACAGACTATGCTACAAGAGCTTGGCCAGGTGGTGTTGGCGACAAAAAATTGGGTGCTAACTATGCCCCATGCATCTTACCTCAACTACAAGCTGCCAAAAGAGGGTACCAACAAAATCTATGGTTGTTCGGCCCAGAAAAGAACATCACTGAGGTTGGTACTATGAACGTGTTCTTCGTTTTCCTCAACAAAGTCACTGGCAAGAAGGAATTGGTTACCGCTCCATTAGATGGTACCATTTTAGAAGGTGTTACCAGAGACTCTGTTTTAACATTGGCTCGTGACAAACTAGATCCTCAAGAATGGGACATCAACGAGCGTTATTACACTATTACTGAAGTCGCCACTAGAGCAAAACAAGGTGAACTATTAGAAGCCTTCGGTTCTGGTACTGCTGCTGTCGTTTCACCTATCAAGGAAATTGGCTGGAACAACGAAGATATTCATGTTCCACTATTGCCTGGTGAACAATGTGGTGCATTGACCAAGCAAGTTGCTCAATGGATTGCTGATATCCAATACGGTAGAGTCAATTATGGTAACTGGTCAAAAACTGTTGCCGACTTGAActaa
- the CRG1 gene encoding S-adenosylmethionine-dependent methyltransferase (S-AdoMet-dependent methyltransferase involved in lipid homeostasis; mediates resistance to a drug cantharidin) — MPKTSYLNKNFESAHYNNVRPSYPLSLVNEIMKFHKGTRKSLVDIGCGTGKATFVVEPYFKEVIGIDPSSAMLSIAEKETNERRLDKKIRFINAPGEDLSSIRPESVDMVISAEAIHWCNLERLFQQVSSILRSDGTFAFWFYIQPEFVDFPEALNVYYKYGWSKDYMGKYLNDNQREILLNYGGEKLRSLLSDRFGDIEVTIYSPSDPNASTVTAENSQFLWRAAITLNQFKEFVKSWSIYTSWARDNPSKPDIADIFINELKEICHCEDLNVPLKIEWSTFYYLCRKRE; from the coding sequence ATGCCTAAAACTAGTTatttaaacaaaaattttgaatctGCTCACTATAATAACGTACGTCCCTCTTACCCTTTATCTTTAGTCAATGagataatgaaatttcACAAAGGCACACGCAAAAGTTTGGTTGATATTGGATGTGGCACAGGAAAAGCAACTTTTGTCGTTGAACCCTATTTTAAGGAAGTGATTGGGATTGATCCTTCTTCTGCTATGCTTTCGATTGCTgagaaagaaacaaatGAACGTAGATTAGATAAAAAGATTAGATTTATTAATGCGCCTGGTGAAGATTTATCCAGCATTCGACCAGAAAGTGTAGATATGGTTATTTCAGCAGAAGCCATCCATTGGTGCAATTTAGAAAGGCTGTTTCAGCAGGTTTCCTCTATATTACGAAGTGATGGAACTTTTGCATTCTGGTTTTATATTCAGCCGGAATTTGTGGACTTTCCCGAAGCCTTGAATGTATATTACAAATATGGATGGAGCAAGGATTATATGGGTAAATATCTGAACGACAACCAACGGGAAATTTTGTTGAATTACGGTGGTGAAAAGCTACGTTCTTTATTGTCAGATCGATTTGGAGATATTGAAGTCACAATTTACAGTCCTTCGGACCCAAATGCATCAACAGTAACGGCTGAAAACAGTCAGTTTCTCTGGAGAGCAGCTATTACTCTCAATCAATTTAAAGAGTTTGTGAAAAGCTGGAGCATATACACTTCTTGGGCTAGAGATAATCCCTCGAAACCGGATATTGCCGATATATTCATTAACGAGCTCAAAGAAATCTGTCATTGTGAAGATTTGAATGTACCTTTAAAAATAGAGTGGTCAACGTTTTATTACTTATGTAGGAAAAGAGAATGA
- a CDS encoding aldose 1-epimerase superfamily protein (Putative aldose 1-epimerase superfamily protein; non-essential gene; highly expressed under anaeorbic conditions), with protein sequence MSNNKAGGEYEVITIGDAKKLQATISELGATLLDLKVNNESIVLGYPDIHGYISDGYNYIGATVGRYANRIYKGMFSMEDGPHQLTVNNCGNTNHSSISSFHLKKYKASKVQNPLDDLYIVEFTLLDDRTLPNEFPGDLAVNLKYTLNVADMTLDLEYEAKLVSGEATPINMTNHTYFNLNKTMDKKSISGTEVRLCSDKSLEVSEGALIPTGKIVQRKIATFDSSKPTILQDDGPIYDYAFIVDENKNLKTTDSVSVNKLVPAFKAYHPASRLSLEVSTTEPTVLFYTGDNLCDGFTPRSGFAVEQGRYVDAINRDGWRDCVLLRRGEVYTSKTRYRFAV encoded by the coding sequence ATGTCAAATAATAAGGCTGGCGGTGAATATGAAGTCATCACTATTGGTGATGCAAAAAAGCTTCAAGCAACAATTTCAGAGCTTGGCGCTACTTTGCTTGACTTGAAAGTGAACAACGAATCGATTGTTCTAGGATACCCTGATATTCATGGCTATATATCAGATGGCTACAACTACATTGGTGCTACTGTTGGCCGTTATGCAAATCGTATTTACAAGGGCATGTTCAGTATGGAAGATGGACCTCATCAGTTGACAGTGAACAATTGTGGAAACACCAACCACAGTAGCATCAGCTCCTTCCATCTCAAGAAGTATAAGGCATCCAAAGTCCAAAATCCTCTTGATGACCTTTACATTGTTGAATTTACGTTATTGGATGACCGCACACTGCCCAATGAATTTCCGGGAGATCTAGCTGTAAACTTAAAGTACACATTGAACGTTGCTGACATGACCTTGGACTTGGAATACGAGGCAAAACTGGTCAGCGGTGAGGCTACTCCCATCAACATGACGAATCACACGTACTTCAATTTAAACAAAACTATGGATAAAAAATCCATTAGCGGTACGGAGGTTAGGCTCTGCTCAGATAAATCATTGGAAGTAAGCGAAGGAGCACTAATTCCAACCGGTAAAATcgttcaaagaaaaattgctACTTTTGACTCCTCCAAACCTACCATTCTGCAGGATGATGGCCCGATTTATGACTACGCTTTCAttgttgatgaaaataagaatttgaaaacgACAGACTCAGTAAGTGTAAACAAGCTCGTCCCTGCCTTCAAGGCTTATCATCCGGCATCACGACTTTCATTGGAGGTTTCAACAACAGAACCAACTGTCCTATTTTACACAGGTGACAACTTGTGTGATGGATTTACGCCGAGATCTGGCTTTGCCGTTGAACAAGGCAGATATGTTGACGCAATCAACCGTGATGGATGGAGAGACTGCGTTCTTTTGAGACGTGGTGAGGTATATACTTCTAAGACTCGATATCGTTTTGCGGTGTAG